GTAGGAGCGGTATAAGCAGTAAGGGAGCGGCCCCAGGAATTCACGCTACTGGCCTCGACTTGCGCTCGTGCCTGAACCAGGTTTTTCCAATGCTTTTTACTGGTTATCAAGGCGTAGGCGCTGCTCCCTGAATCAAACAGCAACTCGTGCTGCTGCCCCAGCAGGACAGTACCCAGCAATACCCGGCGCTTACGAAACCGCAGGGGCGCAAAAACTGCCTGGTGGGCCAGAGCCGGGGGCAATTGAGGCAGTAGTTGAAACTGGCGTTGTGGATAGTCGAGCACGAGGACGTGGTTTTCCAGCACGTCGGCACCCAGCGTGCCGATAATGAAGGGTTCAGTGCTATCGGCGGGCAGTTCCTCCTTGCCATACGGCAGTACTCGGATGTGGGCCGCTGAGAAAGTGGCTTGACCTAGCTGAAAGCTGAAAGCAAGCACCTGGCCATCGTGGACGCGCAGGACCGGCTCAGTAGCAGGATACGCGGCCTGCAAAGCACCCAGGGAGTGCGCGTAGAGCAGAGAAGAAGGTGCGCCGGTATCGAACTGCAGATAGCACGTGAGCGGGCAGCCGGGCAGCTGCACGGGCACAAGCAGGGAAGCGTAAGGCTCCACCGGAACAGCATCGGTATCGGCCTGCCACTCGAAGGTGCACTGAGCCGGCAGGTTATGTACCGTAAGCTGATTTGGTGCCGGTTCGAACCGCTTACGCAGGTAATAATACCCACTCAGGCCACCCAGTACCAGCAGCGCCAGCAGCCCTGACCTATACTGTTTGGGGAAAGCACCAGGCGTAGTACGAACGGCAGCACACATATAGTTATTTTAAGGATAAGCAGCTCGCCCGTAGTTGTCAGGCAATAATGAGTAGTATAAAGTATAGTCGGTAGCTTGTAAGCCCCTGGGTCACTATCTGACGTTGAACTGTCGGTTTAGCTGGCCATAGCCGGCACGGCTACCAAGGCATTGCGCACATCTTCGAGCAGCCACATCGGCGTGCTAGTGGCCCCGCAGATACCGACCGACTGCCCAGGAGCGAACCACGATAAATCCAACTCATCGACTTTTGATATAAAGTGTGTGTTCGGATTGGCCGCCTTGCAGACCTGGTAAAGGGCTTTGCCATTGCTGCTCTTGGTGCCCGATACAAAAATGATGTGGTCGAAGCGAATAGCAAAGTGCCGCAGGTCCTTGTCGCGGTTGCTGACCTGCCGACAGATGGTGTCGTTGGCCAGTACTGTGTAGCCGCGCTCCTCTAGTTCCTGCTTGATGCGATAAAAGCTGTCGGGACTTTTGGTTGTTTGGCTATAGAGCGTAAGCTCTTGCGGTAGTGGGTGCTGCAAGAGCTGCTCCAAGTTCTCGAACACCACCGCGTGGCCCTGGGTCTGCCCCAGCAAGCCTTGCACTTCGGCGTGGCCGTGGGTGCCGTAGATAAAGATCTTATTCTGTTTGTCGTAGCTGGCCTTGATGCGGTTCTGCAACTTGAGTACGACCGGACAGGAGGCATCAATCAGGGTCAGATTATTGTTCAGGGCAATGCGGTAGGTGCTGGGTGGCTCGCCGTGGGCCCGGATAAGTACCATTTCATTATGCAGCTGGGCAAAAACGTCATAGGTGATGATGCGTAAACCCAGAGACTTGAGCCGCTCCACTTCTTCTTCGTTGTGCACGATGTCGCCTAGACAGTACAGATAGTCTTGGTCATCTAGTATTTCTTCGGCCATCTGAATGGCGTAAGTAACTCCAAAACAGAAGCCGGAGTCCTGGTCGATACTAACGGTAAGATTATGTGCCATATAAACGGGCTGAATAACGATATACAGGATAATTTTAAGCGCTAAACGGGCTTTCCGGCCAGCTGATAACCAGCATGCCAGGCCGTATAGATCTTATTTTAATAGAAGAAACGAATGAGTGGACAGCTGGCCGAAAAGCCAACTATCGGGCAACTACTTCGCGGGGAACAGTGGGCGTGAAATCACAGCAGGCTCTCATGCAGCCCAGGATATCAGCAACAGAAAAAAAGGAAACTACTGGTCAGTAGGTTGGGGTTGTGGGATAGATGAGAGTAACAATAGATTATATATAGTGCTGCAATATAAATTCTTTTTGCCAATTACTATAACCAACCTCAATAATTAATCTAAAGATCTGCTTCTCAAAACTTTATTTTTCAATTAACCCATAGTCTGCCGCCCGGCAGATAGGCCTCCAGGGCGTTGAGTGTTTGGGTAGGAGCACTTAGCTGCGGGCAGTGGCCACTGACGGGCAGCGTAACAAGCGTCGCATCGGGAATGGCTGCCAACAGAAACTCGCCAACCTCGGGCGGCGCAACCAGGTCTTCGGCGCACTGCACCAGCAGGCAGGGAATGCGCAGCCGGCCCACATCCCGGCGGTTATCGGAGAGGAAGGTAACGCGGGCAAACTGCCGGGCAATGGCGGGGTTGGTTTGACAGAAGCTATGAGTAAGCTCGGCGGTGAGTGTGGGACGGTCGGGAGTGCCCATAATAAAGGGGGCGAAAGTATCGGCCCAACCTACGTAGTCGGTTTCCATAAACGCCAGCATGGCCTCCAGGTCGGGGCGGTCGAAGCCGCCGTAATACTCGGCGTCGTTGACGTAGCACGGCGACGGGCACAACAAGAGCAGCTTGCGGAAACGCTCGGGCGCAGCAATAGCCGCCAGCGTACCAATCATGGCCCCGACGGAGTGGCCCACCAGGTAGATTTCGTCCCGACCCAGGTGGTCACAGATTTCCAGCACATCCTGGGCGTAACCCTCCAGGGAAGAATACTTAGCCGCATCATAAGCTGCCGCTACCGACAAGCCCGCGCCCACGTGGTCGAACAGCACCAGGGTAAAATGCTCGGCAAAGGCGGGCGTGAGGTAGCGCCAGATACTTTGGTCGCAGCCAAAGCCATTGACGAAAAGCAGAGTTCGGGGCCCGTTTCCGATTACGCGGACGTTATTGCGGCGCAGCACATTCATAGCAAGTCGACTCTGGCTACTGTAGTTGACATCCTCAAAGTCAACAGCAAAACCCTATTTAATACCACTATAATCTAAGTATACGAAATTTTCACAAAACCCAGTAGGGTTCAGGAGTGTAATTCTGACTTAGCCGGATAGTTTGGGGCTCCTGACCGGGCGGTAGGTTTTTGTCCTCGCCTGAATACCTAACCTCGATTTGCTATGTGGAAACTGCTACTGGGACTCTTGTTGCTAGGCATATCGAGCCAACTATGGGCGCAGTCGGTAACGCACGCGTTTGAGCTGGGCGATGATAATTTCCTGCTGGATGGAAAGCCTTTTCAGATGATTTCGGGCGAAATGCACTACCTGCGGGTACCCCGGCAGGCGTGGGGGCAACGGCTGCGCATGGCTAAGGCCGCAACAACGTGGTGGTGCTGGAATTGCCGGGGCCTGGGTAAACGAAACTGCTGACGGTAAACAAACCAGTTCTGAGCGTGGTAAAGCTAGCCACCGTGGTGCGGCCGTAGCGCTGAGCGGCGTACTTCCCCAATCAAACCGGCTGATAAACCGACGGATAGGAAGAGTTTCGGGGCGGGTTAAATTAGTTGCGTAATTTTTTCATTGTTTTGCTCTGCAAATCACTGAAATTCTAACGCCTACCTCCCACCCTATGAAATACAACATCCGCTGTTCGGCGGCCTTTTCCTTCCGGGTTCTGACGACCACGCTCGTGCTGCTGGGCCTGCTGCAGGCCAGCGCCCGGGCCGAGGAAATGAAGTCGCCCAACCAGCAAATGGTCCTCACCTTCGCGCTGCAGAGCGACGGGGTTCCGACCTACGCCCTAACCTACAAGGGCCGGCCGGTAATCAAGACCAGTAAACTCGGTCTGGAGCTTAAAAACGCTCCAGCCCTGACCAGCGGCTTCACTGTGGCCGATTCGAAGCAGACCACGTTCGACGAAACCTGGCAGCCGGTGTGGGGCGAAACCAAGAGCATCCGCAACCACTACAACGAGCTGACCGTGAACCTGCAGCAGGCTGCCACCAGCCGCACGGTGATCCTGCACTTTCGCGTATTCGACGACGGCTTGGGCTTCCGCTACGAGTTTCCGCTCCAGCCCAAGCTCGACTACTTCGTGGTGAAAGAGGAAAAGTCGCAGTTTGCCCTGGCCGGCGACCATAAGGCCTTCTGGCTGCCCGGCGACTACGACACCCAGGAGTACAGCACCGTCACGTCGAACCTTTCGGAAATACGCAGCAAGATGAAGGCGGCCACCACGCCCAACGCTTCCCAGACGCCTTTCTCCCCCACCGGGGTGCAAACGCCGCTGATGCTTAAGAGCAAAGACGGGCTCTACATCAACATTCACGAAGCGGCCCTGGTCGACTACTCCTGTATGCACCTGGAGCTTGACGACAAGAACATGGTGCTCGAGTCGCACCTGACGCCGGATGCCGCTGGCAACAAGGGCGAGTTGCAGACGCCCTGCGTCTCGCCCTGGCGCACCATCATTGTAAGTGACAAAGCCGCCGACATCCTGCAGAGCAAGCTGGTGCTGAACCTCAACGAGCCGAGCAAAATCAAGGACACCTCCTGGATTAAGCCCGTGAAGTACGTGGGCGTGTGGTGGGAGATGATTACGGGCAAGAGCACCTGGTCGTACACCAACCAGGAAAATATCAAGCTCGACGCCCTGGACTACTCGAAAGTAAAGCCCAACGGCACCCACGGCGCCACCAACGCCAACGTGAAGCGCTACATCGACTTTGCCGCCCAGCACGGTTTCGACGCGGTGCTGGTAGAAGGCTGGAACACGGGCTGGGAAGACTGGTTTGGCAAGCACAAGGACTACGTGTTCGACTTCGTGACGCCCTACCCCGACTTCGACGTGCAGGAACTGAACCGCTACGCCCAGAGCAAAGGGGTGCGTATCATCATGCACCACGAAACCTCGGGCTCGGTGCGCAACTACGAGCGGCACCTGGACACGGCCTTCCAGTTTATGAACAAGTACGGCTACACGGCCGTGAAAACCGGTTACGTAGGCGACATCGTGCCCCTGGGCCACCACCACTACGACCAGTGGGTAAACAACCACTACCAGTACGTACTGGAAAAGGCCGCCGAACATAAGATCATGGTGAACGGGCACGAGGCCGTGCGGCCCACCGGCCTGGCGCGCACCTACCCCAACCTGATTGGCAACGAAGCCGCCCGCGGCACCGAGTACGAGTCGTTTGGTGGCAACAACGCCGACCACACCACCATTTTGCCATTTACCCGCCTTATCGGGGGCCCGATGGACTACACACCCGGCATTTTTCAGACCAAGGTGAGTGCCTATAATCCGCAGAACAACTCCTTCGTGCATACTACCCTGGCCCGGCAGCTGGCCCTGTACGTGACGATGTACTCGCCCCTGCAAATGGCCGCCGACCTGCCCGAAACCTACGAAAAGCACCTCGACGCCTTCCAGTTCATCAAGGACGTGGCTGTGGACTGGGATGCTACCGAAGTGCTGGAAGCCGAGCCCGGGGACTATATCACCTACGCCCGCAAAGCCAAGGGCAAGAGCAGCTGGTTTGTGGGCAGCACCAACGACGAAAACGGCCGGACCTCGAAAATCAACCTGAGCTTCCTGGAGCCCGGCAAGAAGTACGTGGCTACTATCTATGCCGATGCCAAGGATGCTCACTACGAGAAAAATCCGCAGGCTTACGCCATCCGCAAGCAGA
Above is a genomic segment from Hymenobacter cellulosivorans containing:
- a CDS encoding 4-hydroxy-3-methylbut-2-enyl diphosphate reductase, encoding MAHNLTVSIDQDSGFCFGVTYAIQMAEEILDDQDYLYCLGDIVHNEEEVERLKSLGLRIITYDVFAQLHNEMVLIRAHGEPPSTYRIALNNNLTLIDASCPVVLKLQNRIKASYDKQNKIFIYGTHGHAEVQGLLGQTQGHAVVFENLEQLLQHPLPQELTLYSQTTKSPDSFYRIKQELEERGYTVLANDTICRQVSNRDKDLRHFAIRFDHIIFVSGTKSSNGKALYQVCKAANPNTHFISKVDELDLSWFAPGQSVGICGATSTPMWLLEDVRNALVAVPAMAS
- a CDS encoding alpha/beta fold hydrolase, coding for MNVLRRNNVRVIGNGPRTLLFVNGFGCDQSIWRYLTPAFAEHFTLVLFDHVGAGLSVAAAYDAAKYSSLEGYAQDVLEICDHLGRDEIYLVGHSVGAMIGTLAAIAAPERFRKLLLLCPSPCYVNDAEYYGGFDRPDLEAMLAFMETDYVGWADTFAPFIMGTPDRPTLTAELTHSFCQTNPAIARQFARVTFLSDNRRDVGRLRIPCLLVQCAEDLVAPPEVGEFLLAAIPDATLVTLPVSGHCPQLSAPTQTLNALEAYLPGGRLWVN
- a CDS encoding beta-galactosidase; translated protein: MWKLLLGLLLLGISSQLWAQSVTHAFELGDDNFLLDGKPFQMISGEMHYLRVPRQAWGQRLRMAKAATTWWCWNCRGLGKRNC
- a CDS encoding glycoside hydrolase family 97 protein, translating into MKYNIRCSAAFSFRVLTTTLVLLGLLQASARAEEMKSPNQQMVLTFALQSDGVPTYALTYKGRPVIKTSKLGLELKNAPALTSGFTVADSKQTTFDETWQPVWGETKSIRNHYNELTVNLQQAATSRTVILHFRVFDDGLGFRYEFPLQPKLDYFVVKEEKSQFALAGDHKAFWLPGDYDTQEYSTVTSNLSEIRSKMKAATTPNASQTPFSPTGVQTPLMLKSKDGLYINIHEAALVDYSCMHLELDDKNMVLESHLTPDAAGNKGELQTPCVSPWRTIIVSDKAADILQSKLVLNLNEPSKIKDTSWIKPVKYVGVWWEMITGKSTWSYTNQENIKLDALDYSKVKPNGTHGATNANVKRYIDFAAQHGFDAVLVEGWNTGWEDWFGKHKDYVFDFVTPYPDFDVQELNRYAQSKGVRIIMHHETSGSVRNYERHLDTAFQFMNKYGYTAVKTGYVGDIVPLGHHHYDQWVNNHYQYVLEKAAEHKIMVNGHEAVRPTGLARTYPNLIGNEAARGTEYESFGGNNADHTTILPFTRLIGGPMDYTPGIFQTKVSAYNPQNNSFVHTTLARQLALYVTMYSPLQMAADLPETYEKHLDAFQFIKDVAVDWDATEVLEAEPGDYITYARKAKGKSSWFVGSTNDENGRTSKINLSFLEPGKKYVATIYADAKDAHYEKNPQAYAIRKQSVTSKTKLTQYCAPGGGYAISIVEAAAK